The region AAGGCATACCTATGACAGAGTTGTCATTTCAGTCTTCACCAGCCGGATCGTGCAGCTATCGCCTTCACCAACGATACTTCTACAACATGCTGTCAAGACGTATCAGAAGGCGACTCCTTCCAAAGCCCCCTACAAGCGGACGCAACAAAAGAGAGCGATCGTCCGGGGCTGCAAATGCGGGTAGTTACGGTGCGGTTTAATTTACCGGGGCTACCGCGACTCGATCACGGCGTTGTCATTTTCGAACCGGATCCAGTACCTGGATTTGGAGCCTGTCGGCGTCACGACGCAAAAGGGCTGTATCCTAAGCTGAAGGTTTGTCCTCGTCTATACTGACGGTACCGGGTAGTTTCAAAAAGTTGGCGGGATAGGGACCAATATCCTGTGCGCACGCAGGATCCGACGCCGAAACGAGCGACCCGTTCAACCTGGATTTCGGGCGCTCGCCCACCTACCGCGTCTTTCAACGTAGTCGAATACATTGAAGACCCAAATTATCACCACGATCAGCTCTGGCCTGAAGGCGGCTTACTCCACTCGCTTCTCCTGTCGAAGACTTTATCGTTCTCTGCACCCGACCGCTGTACTCCACTGGGCCTCTGGAGGTGAACATTATCGACGCGCTCATGACCCCGAGCTCATGCCAAGCGGCTGGTGATCGAAGGCGCCGAGGCAGAGGTTTCATAGCAACGTTTGCCAGTCCTGCTTTCTTCAATTCCATACTGTGAATGTGTATAGGAGAAAAATGACGACGGCGTGTGAATCTCTATTGGATCTCGTGCAGTTTACGGACAATTCCGTACTGAGACACCTATACTACGAGAACATCCTCTCGACCGAACAGGGAAGCCAGTCTATAACGTTGGTAGGCAAGTCTGGTACGGTATAAACTGCCTGCCATCCCGCGCGAGGGGCGAAAGAAGGAAACCGCAGGCGCGACAGTCATGAGCATCGCGAGCCGGAGAGCTGCCGACCATCTACCGGGGCTATGCGCTCGCCGGTAGAGATTCGTATACGGCATTGTCGACCGGCGCCTTTCTTCGTGAGGCCTTGCCAAGACAGATATTGCGGCAAccagtatattagtcagaaccTACCTCTCCAAAGGGGTTAGCCCTTTTCGGCTTAGAGGCATGTTCAATATATTGAGACACCAGATCACGTGCTGgagcagagccaaagccGCATACCCCTGCCGAAGCGATTCGTTCCTGATGGAACGGGCGACGGTAAAGCGCAGAATGTTGCTGATTGTAGTGCTTGACGGGAGACCGACACGTTGTACCTGGTCTGCCTCCGTGAGGTTGCGCGGGCAGAGTGCGATCATGCCATTGGGATGGGGCACATGGTGTCCCTTGCACGTGATCATATTAGTAGCAACACATGTGGATTCAAGGTCGAGTCAAAGTATCGCAGTGGCCGGTGCAGAGTACTCTACAGATGAAGATATCAGACAGAGCTGAGACAAAATCATGCGAGCTGCGCCAATTTTGAACTGAATAATTAAATAAATTAGATGAATGATCAATCAAATAATGAATACTCGAATCATACGATGTAGTTGATCAGCAGTGGGTGACTGACGTACGAGGAAAAGGCGGTGTACCGGAAGACCGGAACCGATTAATCCGAAGCGCGGTCGCCGGGACGCGACACTCTCGACGCCCGGTCGGCGTCAACTCGGATTCCACGCGTGTGCGATCATcacctccatctccaccTCCGCCTACAGCACGGCCGATCTCCAGCCAGCTCCTGGACCATGGCGATGGCCCCCGTCAAGTTCACCAAGCCCCCCGACTTGTCTGGCCGCACTCCGATCTATCGCCTCAGCAAAACGGTCCCTCCGCCGGCTCCGGCGCCCCAGCCGAGCGCCAGTCCCCAATTCGTCAACAAGGGCAGTCAGGCACATACCTCCCACTACCAACCGCCGTaccctcctcaccctcctcccTTCAATATTCCCCATACCGTATCACCGGCTTCGCAGCCCGGTCCGCAGCCGCAGTCCACACCACAAGATAACAAGGAAAATGCATTCGCGCACACACCGCAGAGCCTCGATTCCCCCGCGCAAGGGTCGCCGCCCATGACCAAACGTCGCGGGAGGAAGCTGCAGGAGAACGAGACGCTCATCTTGGTCAACTGCTGCTTGGAATATCAGAGCTTGTACAATGATAATCCACAGCGGTTCTGGTACTGCGTCGCGACGAGCCTCAAACGGCAGATCAAGCGCAATTTCTCGTCGCACTCGTGTCGCCAAATCGTCGAGGAACTGGTCGTCGAGCGCCGCGAGCGCCGACGGGATGTTGCGGCGGGGAAGGTTAAAGAGCAACCGCTGACCGAGCTTGTGCTTGCAACGGACAAGTGGATCTCGTTCATGGACACGGCGTCTGGAGGTACCATCGCGTCTCCGGCGCCGCTGATGAAACGGGCGGCCCTAGATATCCCGGATGACTCGAACGCGAAGCGACCCAAACCGCACGAACCCGCGCCCTCCGTCCCACCGCCAGCCGTATCGCAACCGCAGCCATTATCGCAACCACCGTCGCAACCACCGTCACAGCCGATGCCGTTATCAATGCCGGTCGCCCAGCCCATGCCTCCGTATACGCCGTACCCGAACGCCGGACTGACGATGCCCAGCGGGCCTACAATCGCGGCCGAGTTTCAGACCTTAAAGGTAGATATCCGGAGCTTGCGGATGGACGTGCAGGGGTTGAGGCGGGAAATGGTCGAGGTGCGACAAGAGTTGAACACCAAGCTGGACTTGATTCTGCAGGCGCTGCAACAGGTCAAGGCGCAGACTGAGGCAAAGGAAACATGACAGGGAGTCGACTCGCGATAAGAGTACACTCCACTTCTTATCCATTTATCATCGCCCGGATATACGCCCGGTTATACGGCGGCAGACGTTCGAGAACGACGAGGCAGCCCGCTCGCCTCGTCCCTCATCACCCCCCGCGCAGCGGAATGCCGCCGGACCGATCATACAGGACTCCGCGACGGAGCCAATATAGGACGCTGGCTATGTACCAGGATAGGTGGATCTTCATAATTAGCATCTGTACTACTCGGCATGTCATTGCAGTATTGACAGGCACTCAGTGCTGACCGGACCGTCCGCACCGTTGACCAATCCAACAATCTGTAACGGTCCGGATGTTTTGCCCGATTGAATCTCCCTCCACACTAAAGCACTCCCTAGCACTCCCTAGCACACCCACTCCCTAGCCCTGTCTTGCATAGAAGGCTGTAACGTGCCTGTTGATCACACGTCTTGGGATATTGGCCCGTAAATGTCCCGGCCTCCTCCCAAATGATCGTCGCCGGCACTCGGCTCATTTAACGTTTGCGTATGAAGACATCGATCATCGGGATACTTCCGTCCCAGAACCCTAAAAGCCTAGATAAATACTCCAACCCCGCCGGAGAGGACTAAGCTTCTTGACAACTCTCCAAATCAGCACCGCTTGACTCGCCATGCGCTCAACTCAGGCACTCGCCCTAGCCCTCGCCCTTGTCCCGTTGGCTTCggccatcaatatcatctcGTCTAATGACGACGGGTGGGCGGAGATCAATATTAGGCAGCTGTTCAGCACCCTGACGTCTGCTGGTCATTCGGTCGTCCTGTCCGCCCCAGCAGAGAACAAGTCCGGCTCTGGCATGTCTGCCTGGGACTTGACCCGCCAGAAGACACCAGCTAACCAAACCAGGTTCGACCGACGAGGCCCCTTCTAACAGAACGGATCCGTGCCAATTCGACAGCTGCCCAGCTGACAGTGGTTCCTACGGGTCCAATGAAACAGACCCGCGCCTTAATTGGGTGAATTCGTACCCCGTCACCTCCATCGCGTACGGCATCGACACTCTGTCGCCGCAATTCTTCGACGGACCGCCTGACCTCGCCGTTTCCGGGCCCAACGTCGGCAGCAACCTCGGTCTTGCAGTCTATATCGCTGGAACAGTTGGCGCTGCAAACTATGCCGCCACTACTGGTGGGATTCCTGCGATCGCGTTTTCAGGGGCAGACGGGTCTTCCACGGCGTGGGATGCCGAAGTGCCCGCCTACAGCAGCATCTACGCAGAACTCGCGGCAAAGGTAGTTGAGCGAGTCGTGAGCGGGGGCACGCCGTACCTCCCCGATGATGTTTGGCTGAATGTCAACTTCCCGAGCGTCGAGGGGTGCAACACCGCCAACGACTTTAGCTTCGTCCTTTCCCGGATTCTTACGGCACTTCCGCTGGTTacggatgatgatgttgagacATGCGGGTCGACTCGCCTGCCAACGGAGAATGATGTTGTGGACACGGACGGATGCTATGTTAGTATCTCGGTGGGGGCCGCTGATAAGTCAGATGCGGATGCAACGTTGCAGGGGATTGTGCTGGAAAAATTGGGTGATTTGTTGACTTGCTTGCCGTAGGCTAGTGCGCATGCACGCTATTATCGCCTTAGCATGTGCCATTGACAGGCTAGTTTCGACATAGCAGGCACGGGGTCGCGAGCCATCGCCAGACTGGGCTGTTCTCCTGCGGAGTAGTTACCTTGACAGTTAGGGTTAATATCGGGTTTTCTCCGTTGGATCTGCATGCTTCAGGCACGTTTCCACCGGTCTCCTTGGCATGGTCATTTCACTGGCCTTGTCCACGCGTTCCTCGACTAGTTTCGTAGTTTGCAGACTTAATTAGGCTTGACTGCCGTGATCGACAGTTTACCTCTCCACTACCCCCTGCGAAACCGAGATTGAGAAAGCTGATGAACTCAACCGCGGCCGACATTCTGGCATCCTATATAAATAATCCAACCCTTGCCCATAGCAGCTCCTTGTCTCGCAATATTTAGCTAGCCCTGGACAAACCTAGGTCTACTGAAAAATGGTCTCCCGCACTCTCCTCGCGTCGCTCGctgcctctgcagctgccaTCCCTTTAACCCCCAATGCGGGCCTCCTCACCCGCGATGTAATCGACCACGACGCAGTCGTCGGTTTCGACGAGACCGTCCCCGACTCTAAAATTGGAGACATGTACCTTGCCTACAAGCCCTATCTCAAAGTCGTGAGCGGCTGCGTGCCATTCCCCGCGGTTGATGCTGAAGGTGCGTCCCCGTCATCCCTATCCAGTCCCCGCTCATAAGCATATGATGCTGACCATGGCAAGCGTAGGCAACACAAGCGGCGGCCTCCAACCCTCTGGCGGTTCCTCCGACGGATGCGACAGCTCCACCGGCCAAGTCTACGCCCGCTCAACCATGACCGACGGCACGGATAGCACCTACGGCCCCGCGATTATGTACAGCTGGTATATGCCGAAAGACGAGCCATCGACGGGCCTCGGCCACCGCCATGACTGGGAAGGCGTAATCGTCTGgctctcctcatcctcctccacgTCCGCAGACAACATCCTCGCCGTCTGCCCGTCTGCCCACGGAGACTGGAACTGCAGCACCGACGGTTTCACGCTGACGGACAGTACGCATCCGCTCATCCAGTACTATAATGTTTGGCCAGTTAATCATCAGCTTGGGCTTACGAGTACCGTTGGAGGCACTCAGCCGCTGATTGCATGGGAGAGCTTGACGGATGCGGCCCAGAATGCGCTGCAGACTACAGACTTTGGGGACGCGACAGTGCCGTTCAAAGACTCCACGTTCTCAGCGAATCTGGGGGAGGCGACGTACTAGAGGTCTCAGTTACCGTCGAGGTGAGTTCGAGGTGAGCTTTAGGTAATCTTGAGGTGAGTGGTGGAGAAGTGGATGAAGGATGTTTTTAGTAGCAAGTAGGAATGAGGTTTGAGTATGGGCATTATGGTACGGTGGCTAGGTTAGTTGTTTGCATGGAGACGTAGCTGGTATACAGACCATATCAAAGATGAGTTCCTGTCTCCGTTCATATTTCGCGGCGACATAAAGTCTACAACCCTGTTGAAAGCTTTAAGATGCATAAGCATCTTATTTATCCGCGAACGCCAGATAATAGAGAGCTTGCTTTACAAATGACCTGCTGAAGGCGCAGATGAGGAGACTGAGTCAAAAGTGGCGGGTGCGATGTACGCCTCGTGTCGGGCTGAGCCGACACATTTACTGGAAGATGCGAGGATGCTATAGAAATACCCGCTGAAGGAACTAACCAGAATCTCATTCTATGGATGCCGTGCATAGTCGACGCTTTTCGACGCTTCCGTCGACAAAGATGATATCACGGGCACGTAACCCAATGGAACCCAACCTCGGATCGTGGTAAGCTTCTCTGGCTTGTCTGGTGGGGAAGAAATAAATAGGCAGTGTATTCAAGGCAACGTCACTGCTCGTATTCGCAGTCTCCAGATAGACGAGGAGCTCTCTCGATTGGTGGTCCTTTCGTCCAATCTGAGCCCTAACTCTAAGACATACACACATGTCCCGTGGAAGATTCTGTCAGGACTACACCTCACTCGCCTTTGTCCTCAGCGTTTACTTTACCTGGTATGCTGCGGTTATCTCGTGTTGGTCCACCTACTCGGCAGTTCCTCTTGTCAAGATGATGCTGCTCCTCGTATTCAGAGATCATCTGCAGTACGACCGCCAATGGGGTCGACAGGGCTGAGACACCGAACATCTTTCCTTTAATGGGTCGAGCTGATATAAAGACAtcctcccccttctctcGCCATCCGAAGAGTATCTGTCGTTAGCATCGACCGAGTCACTGTCTATCATCAGAGCACATCATCGCTGTCTCCTGATCTCAACGTCTCCTGATCTCAACATGCACTTCTCTAAGGCATCCATTGCCATCGCGCTCCAGCTGGGCCTGGGCTGTATGCAGACACCCTACTCCCAGTATCCTTACCTACCGTATCCTAAACTAACATCCAACCGGTCCCATTAGACGCCGGCCTCACGTCCGCCGCCGGATGTGGTGAATTCGATGCCTGCATCGGGACCGAGCACTGCGTGACCAAGACGTTCACCACGCCCGTCTCAACCGTCGTTGCCACCTGCGTGCCTACCCCGACCTGTATCGGCGTTTATGGTGAGCAGCACGAGTCTCCTTGAATATCCTATGTAATGATGTCGACTTACTAAGCGGCGAACAGGCGACTGCACCTCGGGCACCAGCCCGATCTGTTGTTCGGGATACTGTGCGGCCAGCAAATGCCGGAGCACGGATAGTGACTGGCCCAACTGCTCAGAGGATCTGGGACCATGTATCGCGGACGAGAATTGCTGCTATGGAAATAAGTGCGTTGAAGGGCTTTGTGTACGTGGTTAAATGGGTAGCTGTGTTGTTGCGCTGCCATGGTTTTCCTATAGGGGTTGCTCGTCTCAGTAGTTGTTGCCAATCCAAGCATATCTTACTACCTTTGGTTATCTGAACATGCCTTTGCTTGAGCTGGCCGTTGTGGGAAGGTCGACTGCATGAATGCAGCCTGTATTCCAGCAAATGATTGGGCACCATATATCTGCACTGTTGAACAGAACATATCCTTTGACTGTCCTCGCAACGCAATGAGCATCTAGGCTTTGTAGCCCTTTATTCGGATAATGGAAGCAAATGTGATATCATGACTCTTCCAGCTGATAATCTTATGGAGTAGGAAAGAAACAAGTCCCTGAAATCATGGTATGGACTGTCGGGCATGGCGTCCCGTTACAAAATTGAACTTGGGTATAACGTAAGAGAGGAATGATTAGAGAAACGGTGACTTGCCAGTTCCATGCACCTGAAAGACAGTCAAAGCAAGCTAGGTCTAGGGGCAATTTGCCCTCACCACTCTGCAAACTTTTCTAGATAGAGTCTAAAGTTCTAGCCAACTGCCAAACCAGATGTAACTTGCTCACTTCATGCAAAAGGACCCGCCACTCACCGCACGACTGTAAGGGGTTAAAGGCGTGCTTGGGTCTTAACTTGGTAGAATATACTTTATCTTACATCTGCCCCTTGACCACAGTCAGCTAAGCAGTTACAATCAGGCAAGGATCTTTgggctcctccttcccacAGCGGTAGGATCTGCAACTGATAAATGGAGGGCAGATAGTAGAAAACATGCGTATAACGGTTGAAGGGTTCCATAGCCAGGGCTAAAACACCAGTCGCATTAATCCCCATTCAGCGCCCGCTTACCGATGGAACCAGCACATCTAGTCTCATGGTATACGGCAACCGCATTTAGCACTCAAAGGAAAGGTCCAAGGATAGTCCCTTGTAGCGACTTGGCTTCGGCCGATGGGAAACTGGGGTAGATGGATGCCGATTTCGGCTGGACATAGCGCCTCAACCTCGGCCAGATACCCCATGGAAGAAGCGCCGGCACAGGTGCATTCGCTTAGCTTGCAGTCGACTGTTACTTGAAATTTGACCGACGAGCTGTCGAAGTTTCACGATGTCGTCTAATTCCAGGCCCCAGACACCACGTGGGCGCATGTAGAGTTGCATCCTGACTCATTCTGGCAATACCCACACCAAAAGAGCCAACCTGTGTCCGAGTTCAGAAGTCTGCCTTACTGCGACTCGGAAACACGCGTCTTTCCAGAAAAAAAGTGAGGGATTTTCGTTCAGTCTTCGACGGCCAAGCTGATCAGAATAAGGAGGTGGGCCAGGAGTGCCCGAGAGCCACGACGCCGAGTCACATCCTTATGATGAACGAGGTCATGATCATCACGACTGGCCTCACAAACTTGCATGCCTTGTACTCGGCGCCTTGGAGCCCCATTTTTTGCCGGGATCCGGGGGAGATGAGTGGCGTACCGGGCTGGGCGCCGAGAATGCCGAGACCCCCGGGGGTGCCGAGACTCGGGACTGGGCTGACGTCGCTGTTTCCGGGGTGGTAGTTCTATCTGTATGGTTTCCAATTCTAAAGAGGCTTCTGAGGTCCCTTTGGACGGTTGCGGGGGCTTGGATCGCGAGACTCATCCCAGACTGCTCTCCGCCACCATTTATTTTGCGCCCTCGGCAAACCTTGGCACTAGGGGTATAGGACTGCTTTTGGACTTGGAGGTATCAGCGAAGCTGGGCAGGTTACAACTGGCAGCAGGAATGGGCGTTCGTGCTTGGTGTGGTCTGCGAATGAACCCGAGCCTGAAGTCCAGGCACTACCATAGGAAACCCACCTCCATAAGAGCATGGCCCGAGTTAGTATATGCCGAGACGAGGCCGCGACACTAATAGTCAGCCCATCTGCAGACCGAGATATCCAAGACCCGCATTGAGGCCGTCCTCTGTGCTCCTGAGCTCTTGGCTGCGCCCGACGGGGAAGTATGACGCGCAACGAGAGCACTGTTGGTTGCGGCGAAAGACCATCGAATACGCGGGGAGAGTGGCGTCGGCATCAGCGCTCACTGTAACCCTGCCATCTGGATCTCTTTAACTTCTGGAGTGGGGGCTGAAGCGTCTTTTGCTCTGGCCATGAAGGCTGGTCGTTAAAAGGACGTTTGAACCCACTCCCCACGGGGTGTCGGTTCCTCTCATTTGCTTATAGCCTCATACCAAGCCCCTCGTAATCACGTGGACCCAGCCTGTTCCTACGCTAGATTCTCTATAATCATCGCCATGGgtaagaaggatgaggatatcgGCGTGGAGGCTCCAGTCCAGGACTCCTACCATATCGAGTCGTCCAACTCCAGCGACATGGGCAAGAAGGATGGCGAGGTTGCGCGGGAATGGGCGCACGACATCAAGcaaggcgatgaagaggcggccttgaagacgaagctgcATAACCCCTTGGCTGTTTTGACGCGCGAGCAGTTGCTGAAAGATGTCGAGCAGTTCGCTAGAGAGAAAGGTCTCGAGCACATCCTCCCCGACCTTCGGAAAGGCGCTCTGGTGGCACAGAACCCCAAAATATTTGAAGATATTCCAGACttgagcgaggaggacaagaaccATCTCCGCAGGGAAAAAACGCACCGTTGGCATCAGCCGTTTATGATGTACTTTATGACCAGTAAGTCCTTTCCTGCTCGTTCTACCGACGACCAATGACCATTGATTAACTGGAGATAGTACTCTGCGCCGGCTCGTACGTTGTCTTACCCCTTTCATCATTTATATATTCATTATCACTAATGATGGGATCTTTTTAAAGAGCCATCGTCCAAGGAATGGATCAAACTGCCGTCAACGGAGCGCAGGAGTAAGACTGGTTTCACAGCGTTCGCGTATATTGCTGACGACAATCTTAGGTATTACTTCCCTGAATTTGGCGTCACCAACACCTGGCTCCAGGGTCTTATTAACGGTGCTCCGTACCTTTGCTCATGCCTGGTTGGATGCTGGACAACCGCACCTCTGAACCGCTACTTTGGCCGCCGCGGGTGCATCTTTATATCGTgcttcatctccttcgcAGCCACGTTCTGGATGTGCGCCGCCCACACGTGGTGGAACCTCTGTTTGTCCTCCTGTTGAACTTGCGAAGGCAGATGCTGATTGGTGTCTACAGTGCTCGGCAGATTCATGCTCGGTCTCGCGGTGGGTGCAAAGTCTACCACGACGCCGGTCTATGCATCGGAGTGCGCTCCTACAGCTATCCGCGGTGCTCTTGCAATGCAGTGGCAGACATGGACTGCTTTTGGAATCATGCTGGGTGAGTGCTCCTCGATGACGTTGGGGTGGAATTAAGATGTTGACTGTATTAGGTTATATCTCGTCTGTAGCGTTCATGAATGTCCAGAGTGACACGCTCCAAGGCCTCAATTGGAGATTGATGTTTGGAGTCACCGCTATCCCGTCAGTATCTCTGCAGAGACCCGgtttcatctcttctctggTCCTAACGTTCACAGGCCCATGCTTGTGTGTGCCCAGGTCTACTTCTGCCCCGAGTCGCCCAGGTGGTATATGATCCGGAATCGTTACCACGCTGCATACGATGCCCTCTGCAAGCTGCGTCCATCGAAGTTCCAAGCGGCGCGGGACCTCTACTACATCCATGCAGCACTGCAAGTTGAGGAGAAACTCCGTGAGGGCAAACAGCTCTGGCGGGAGATGTTCACCGTCCCGAGAAACCGACGTGCAGCACAgtcttccttcttcgtcatgtTCATGCAGCAGGTACACTCAGAATTCCACTGGGCAACTCGAAATGCAGCGGAATTCGGCTAACAGGCACAGTTCTGCGGCGTCAACGCCATCATGTATTACTCCTCGTCCATGTTCACCGACGCAGGGTTCAGCCGAGAAAACGCGCTCCTTGTATCCCTGGGCTGTGGGATAACGAACTGGCTTTTCGCCGTACCGGCTATCTACACAATCGACACGTTCGGGCGACggaacctcctcctcaccaCTTTCCCCTTCATggctctcttcctcttctggacGGGCTTCTCGTTCTACATCGAGGGCGAGCAGACTCGCACCGCCATGGTGGCAACGGGGATTTACCTGTTCATGATCGTCTACTCGCCAGGGGAAGGCCCAGTGCCATTCACATACTCTGCTGAGGCATTCGTAAGCAACCTTCCTCAGCTCACCCTCTAGAACAGATCCCACTGACATCCGATCAGCCTCTCTACATCCGCGACGTCGGCATGTCCTTCGCAACGGCCACGACATGGGGCTTCAACTTCATCGTCAGTCTGACCTGGCTCTCGTTGAGAGACGCATTTACGCCGCAGGGTGCATTTGCGTGGTACGCTGCCTGGAACATATTTGGCTGGATAACAGCATACTTTTGTCTGCCGGAGACAAAGGCACTCTccctcgaagaactggacCAGGTGTTCTCTGTGCCCACGACGCAGCATGCGAAGCACTATGCGGAGATGTTGCCCTGGTACTTTAAGAAGTGGATCCTCAGACAGGATGTCGAgccgcagaagcagctctATGAGTACCACTAAGCTGGTGGGTAAGGCAAT is a window of Aspergillus nidulans FGSC A4 chromosome VI DNA encoding:
- a CDS encoding protein bnfA (transcript_id=CADANIAT00009850), with product MAMAPVKFTKPPDLSGRTPIYRLSKTVPPPAPAPQPSASPQFVNKGSQAHTSHYQPPYPPHPPPFNIPHTVSPASQPGPQPQSTPQDNKENAFAHTPQSLDSPAQGSPPMTKRRGRKLQENETLILVNCCLEYQSLYNDNPQRFWYCVATSLKRQIKRNFSSHSCRQIVEELVVERRERRRDVAAGKVKEQPLTELVLATDKWISFMDTASGGTIASPAPLMKRAALDIPDDSNAKRPKPHEPAPSVPPPAVSQPQPLSQPPSQPPSQPMPLSMPVAQPMPPYTPYPNAGLTMPSGPTIAAEFQTLKVDIRSLRMDVQGLRREMVEVRQELNTKLDLILQALQQVKAQTEAKET
- a CDS encoding 5'/3'-nucleotidase SurE (transcript_id=CADANIAT00009851) — protein: MRSTQALALALALVPLASAINIISSNDDGWAEINIRQLFSTLTSAGHSVVLSAPAENKSGSGMSAWDLTRQKTPANQTSCPADSGSYGSNETDPRLNWVNSYPVTSIAYGIDTLSPQFFDGPPDLAVSGPNVGSNLGLAVYIAGTVGAANYAATTGGIPAIAFSGADGSSTAWDAEVPAYSSIYAELAAKVVERVVSGGTPYLPDDVWLNVNFPSVEGCNTANDFSFVLSRILTALPLVTDDDVETCGSTRLPTENDVVDTDGCYVSISVGAADKSDADATLQGIVLEKLGDLLTCLP
- a CDS encoding NPP1 family protein (transcript_id=CADANIAT00009852); amino-acid sequence: MVSRTLLASLAASAAAIPLTPNAGLLTRDVIDHDAVVGFDETVPDSKIGDMYLAYKPYLKVVSGCVPFPAVDAEGNTSGGLQPSGGSSDGCDSSTGQVYARSTMTDGTDSTYGPAIMYSWYMPKDEPSTGLGHRHDWEGVIVWLSSSSSTSADNILAVCPSAHGDWNCSTDGFTLTDSTHPLIQYYNVWPVNHQLGLTSTVGGTQPLIAWESLTDAAQNALQTTDFGDATVPFKDSTFSANLGEATY
- a CDS encoding uncharacterized protein (transcript_id=CADANIAT00009853), producing MHFSKASIAIALQLGLGYAGLTSAAGCGEFDACIGTEHCVTKTFTTPVSTVVATCVPTPTCIGVYGDCTSGTSPICCSGYCAASKCRSTDSDWPNCSEDLGPCIADENCCYGNKCVEGLCVRG
- a CDS encoding sugar porter family MFS transporter (transcript_id=CADANIAT00009854), which encodes MGKKDEDIGVEAPVQDSYHIESSNSSDMGKKDGEVAREWAHDIKQGDEEAALKTKLHNPLAVLTREQLLKDVEQFAREKGLEHILPDLRKGALVAQNPKIFEDIPDLSEEDKNHLRREKTHRWHQPFMMYFMTSKSFPAQPSSKEWIKLPSTERRSKTGFTAFAYIADDNLRYYFPEFGVTNTWLQGLINGAPYLCSCLVGCWTTAPLNRYFGRRGCIFISCFISFAATFWMCAAHTWWNLLLGRFMLGLAVGAKSTTTPVYASECAPTAIRGALAMQWQTWTAFGIMLGYISSVAFMNVQSDTLQGLNWRLMFGVTAIPPMLVCAQVYFCPESPRWYMIRNRYHAAYDALCKLRPSKFQAARDLYYIHAALQVEEKLREGKQLWREMFTVPRNRRAAQSSFFVMFMQQFCGVNAIMYYSSSMFTDAGFSRENALLVSLGCGITNWLFAVPAIYTIDTFGRRNLLLTTFPFMALFLFWTGFSFYIEGEQTRTAMVATGIYLFMIVYSPGEGPVPFTYSAEAFPLYIRDVGMSFATATTWGFNFIVSLTWLSLRDAFTPQGAFAWYAAWNIFGWITAYFCLPETKALSLEELDQVFSVPTTQHAKHYAEMLPWYFKKWILRQDVEPQKQLYEYH